Proteins encoded by one window of Rutidosis leptorrhynchoides isolate AG116_Rl617_1_P2 chromosome 7, CSIRO_AGI_Rlap_v1, whole genome shotgun sequence:
- the LOC139859119 gene encoding uncharacterized protein: MSWKTPEDAMPWVGLYVAIASLVCTLAMAADAFHGFRQGKLWFPCKLFTLNAASLTVIAVAMKMPVDLTTINKYSIDQDAKNTSIIFLFTMLANFLPSLGLMGDKELLVNMIALSILLITILVNVCIQMVTKWYFFGELNSEFDLLQILATVTVFSVALTVPESRRIFELQYKELHGLSLNHKEIHFSYKELVHNVKKYWVMAETSNPQFVIACSQVSSALGVVCLYLAGLSAISLGMRNRTYYAVLGESDYKWSIKVIDYLQYIGITVGGIAPGFRCLSLISHFNLSKKWSTNHINVFRVEKQWIQILQKWKRTHVRSNIPGRHSKMVFHRFKNLILNVCIVLQILAAVTCKTVCLIPRCFLIIFSYCWHLCKLLLKTCNRKPNALNDNMNSEVEEYRKYVLLFDEEAVLSKRVLTNILKSITKLLQESEKKEPRNLMKLLKKSTNFNGVVEFDNERVPLLHGDNAHNCWSLVLVTLTAVAIALPNVANTRVMELLSGMREGLKIVKRIEENLNENCDLVEARKASKRLWTEVEVYFKWLQIDLKNKAYKGKTSKEILRLLGDVAVQNVIQFKSRESRSLNRSFHKFIASSSMYRISETIQLHCNKQENWPNDEQLFDWISTVIADLLCACFTNIPRVVTMMCHHDAIEKREHSIRAAAKLLGKSKNILSVLEKRQLSNMDVDSMAYIDKWHALPNSELINGCASSNHVQPASASTNGSLIVTVM; this comes from the coding sequence ATGTCTTGGAAAACTCCTGAGGATGCGATGCCGTGGGTGGGGTTGTATGTCGCTATAGCATCTCTAGTTTGCACTCTTGCAATGGCAGCTGATGCCTTCCACGGCTTCAGACAAGGGAAACTATGGTTTCCATGCAAACTTTTCACACTTAATGCTGCTTCACTTACAGTTATAGCCGTAGCAATGAAGATGCCGGTGGATCTAACTACCATCAATAAATATAGTATCGATCAAGATGCCAAGAATACTAGCATCATTTTCTTGTTCACCATGTTAGCCAATTTTCTCCCTTCTTTAGGTCTTATGGGTGACAAAGAACTTTTAGTCAACATGATAGCCTTGAGTATTCTCTTAATCACTATTCTAGTAAATGTATGCATTCAAATGGTTACAAAGTGGTACTTTTTTGGCGAGTTAAATAGTGAGTTTGACTTATTACAGATATTAGCCACTGTAACGGTATTTTCAGTAGCTTTAACTGTTCCAGAATCTAGACGAATCTTTGAACTACAGTACAAAGAGTTGCATGGATTGTCTTTAAATCATAAGGAGATTCATTTCTCTTATAAGGAACTCGTGCATAATGTTAAGAAGTATTGGGTAATGGCAGAAACTAGTAACCCCCAATTTGTGATTGCATGTTCACAAGTTTCTTCCGCTCTTGGGGTTGTATGTTTATACCTTGCTGGCTTATCAGCAATCAGTCTTGGAATGAGGAACCGCACTTATTATGCAGTTTTAGGAGAGTCGGATTATAAGTGGTCAATCAAAGTTATTGATTATCTCCAATATATTGGTATAACAGTAGGTGGTATAGCTCCAGGGTTTAGATGTTTAAGTCTGATTAGTCATTTCAACCTCTCTAAGAAATGGAGCACAAACCATATAAATGTATTTAGAGTTGAAAAACAATGGATCCAAATACTTCAAAAGTGGAAAAGGACTCATGTTCGTTCAAATATCCCAGGCCGCCATAGCAAAATGGTTTTCCATCGATTCAAAAACTTGATTTTGAATGTTTGTATAGTCCTTCAGATACTGGCTGCAGTTACATGTAAAACGGTATGTCTCATTCCTAGATGTTTTCTGATCATATTCTCTTATTGTTGGCATCTCTGCAAATTATTGTTGAAAACTTGCAATCGAAAGCCAAATGCATTGAACGATAACATGAATTCAGAGGTAGAAGAATACAGGAAATATGTGCTACTATTTGATGAGGAGGCTGTACTTTCAAAGAgagtattgacaaatattcttaaaTCCATAACAAAACTTCTTCAAGAATCAGAAAAGAAAGAGCCAAGAAATCTTATGAAGCTATTAAAGAAATCTACAAATTTCAATGGAGTAGTAGAGTTCGACAATGAACGAGTCCCGCTTTTACATGGTGATAATGCCCACAATTGTTGGAGCCTAGTTTTAGTAACATTAACAGCTGTTGCTATTGCACTCCCTAACGTTGCAAATACTCGTGTCATGGAGTTACTTTCTGGTATGCGGGAAGGGCTCAAAATTGTAAAACGTATAGAAGAAAACCTCAACGAAAATTGTGACTTGGTAGAGGCAAGAAAAGCATCTAAGCGTTTGTGGACAGAAGTTGAAGTATACTTCAAGTGGCTACAGATTGATCTTAAAAACAAGGCTTACAAAGGAAAAACGTCAAAGGAGATTTTAAGGTTGTTAGGTGATGTGGCAGTACAAAATGTCATACAATTCAAGAGCCGGGAATCAAGAAGTTTAAATCGCTCATTTCACAAGTTCATAGCTTCGAGTTCCATGTATAGAATTAGTGAAACCATACAGCTCCATTGCAATAAGCAAGAAAATTGGCCGAATGATGAGCAACTTTTTGATTGGATATCAACTGTGATTGCAGATCTGTTATGTGCTTGCTTTACCAACATACCACGTGTGGTAACGATGATGTGTCATCACGATGCAATCGAAAAAAGGGAACACAGCATTCGCGCAGCAGCTAAGCTTCTTGGTAAATCAAAAAACATTCTTAGCGTACTTGAAAAGCGCCAACTTTCAAACATGGATGTGGACTCGATGGCGTACATTGATAAGTGGCACGCGCTACCCAACAGTGAGTTAATCAATGGTTGTGCTTCATCAAACCATGTTCAACCAGCTTCTGCAAGTACTAATGGATCACTTATAGTAACTGTTATGTGA
- the LOC139859120 gene encoding uncharacterized protein, with translation MNSEVEEYRRYVLLFEEDAVLSNRVLTNILRSISKLLQTSEKKEPKNLMKILNKSTNFNGVVEFDNDQVPLLHGDNAHNCWSLVLVTLTAVSIALPNVANSRVKVLLSGMREGLKIVKHIEENLNENGDLADARKASTHLWTEVEVYCKWLQIDLKNKAYKGKTSKEILRLLGDVAVQNVIQFKSRKSKSLNRSLHKFIASSSMYRISETVLLYCHKQESWPNDEELFDWISIVIADVLCACFTNIPHVVTMMCHHDAIEKRKQSIRAAAKLLGRSKNILTVLEKRQLPNIDVDSMAYIDKWQALPDNESLKGCASSKHVQSASAGSTNGSLIVTIM, from the coding sequence ATGAATTCAGAGGTGGAAGAATATAGGAGATATGTGCTACTATTTGAAGAGGACGCGGTACTTTCAAACAGAGTATTAACAAATATTCTTAGATCCATATCAAAACTTCTTCAAACATCTGAAAAGAAAGAACCGAAGAATCTTATGAAGATACTAAACAAATCTACGAATTTCAACGGAGTAGTAGAATTTGACAACGACCAAGTCCCGCTTTTACATGGTGATAATGCCCACAATTGTTGGAGCCTAGTTTTAGTAACATTAACAGCTGTTTCTATTGCACTTCCTAACGTTGCAAATAGTCGCGTCAAGGTGTTACTTTCTGGTATGCGGGAAGGGCTCAAAATTGTAAAACATATAGAAGAAAACCTCAACGAAAATGGTGACTTGGCAGACGCAAGAAAAGCATCTACGCATTTGTGGACAGAAGTTGAAGTATATTGCAAGTGGCTACAGATTGATCTTAAAAACAAGGCCTACAAAGGAAAAACATCAAAGGAGATTCTTCGGTTGTTAGGTGATGTGGCTGTACAAAACGTCATACAGTTCAAGAGCCGCAAATCTAAAAGTCTGAATCGCTCACTTCACAAGTTCATTGCTTCGAGTTCCATGTATAGAATTAGTGAAACCGTATTGCTCTATTGTCATAAGCAAGAAAGTTGGCCGAATGATGAGGAGCTTTTTGATTGGATATCAATTGTGATTGCAGATGTGTTATGTGCTTGCTTTACCAACATACCACATGTCGTAACTATGATGTGTCATCACGATGCAATCGAAAAAAGGAAACAAAGTATCCGCGCTGCAGCTAAGCTTCTTGGTAGATCGAAAAACATCCTTACCGTACTTGAAAAGCGCCAACTTCCAAACATAGATGTGGACTCGATGGCGTACATTGATAAGTGGCAAGCGTTACCAGACAATGAGTCACTCAAAGGTTGTGCTTCATCAAAACATGTTCAATCAGCTTCTGCAGGTAGTACTAATGGATCACTTATAGTAACTATTATGTAA